TCACCTCTagggggtgtgtgtgagtgagtgtgtgagagaaagaccCCCTCCCTTGTGGAAGACTGTCCAAACACATGGTTGATTTAAATAGTATTTGAGTATCTTTTTAAAGGATTAATGACTATGATTATTACATTGGCCAATCTATACATGTCACTGACTCATGGACCATGTAATGTCACCAAACAACCATTAGCTGTGGTTGACTGACCCACATTATTATCGCTAGAGGCTCTGTTGTGGTCCGAAATGATAGGTAGCATTATGAATTGACCAAAGATTCTGGGCAGTATTCTGTCACAGTGTGGGTGTTTTGCTTATCAGTACTTTCAATATGCCTCTAATGTGTGAATGTCTTTTCAAAGTCACACTTGTTTGGTTTCCTGTTCTTAGGTGAATGTTCGCCAAGGACAGACTGTGTACGAGAGTCTAGACAAAGCTCTTAAAGTGAGAGGCCTAAGCCAAGACTGCTGTGCTGTATTTCGTCTTTTGGAAGGGTAAGATTGAATCGGTGTCGATGAAAGTTTGACTAGACTATATAGGGATAATGATAGATAATGTGTTGCATTCCCCATCACCTTTTTTATGCTAGGGCTAGGCAAtaaatcaagttttattttttttttttattttattttttttaacaaagtgaAAGATTTCTAAATCGAATCGAATGTATATTATTacttcctctgctgtcactgAAATGGCAATGTCCCTGTTTCCTTGGAGATGCCTACAAGTACACAAGCTGTAGTAATGGTGGCCGAGGCAAGTGAAGacaacaaaattaaatcaaagaaaGGTTGTGATACCTTGGTGATATGGAAATAACAGTCATCTTCGATCCTTTCGTGTCCAGGCTTCACAACAAAATCCACACCAAACTATCTCCTCATAGAAGCATCTGtggtacaaaatgtttttataaatgtcagAAACTCCAGAGAAAATCTCTGTAGACCAGGGACAAGGCCAGAAGCTAATATTGAATATTTGTGATCTTCAGGGCCTCAGACAGCAGTAAATTAACAACAGACATGATTCTGGGCTTGAAATCACTGCTTGAGCTAAGgataactttttaaaaccatcGTCAGTGACCAcaattttgcacagtttttcatttaagaCGTTTCAGGCTCACTTACTTATGTGTTACAAAGAAATCTAACTGTATTTCAGCACATAAGGTAAACATGATACCATTTTCCCAGGAATGAGTTCATGATGTACAATTAGCTAATGTTGGCTATTTTCTCAATATAAATTCTCTGTTAAACTGCTAATATGTACAAACCTTGTTtagacatttttcagttttcatgtttattcCTCTACAGTCGTAAGAGACTCACAGACTGGGACACGGACATCACTCCTCTGGTTGGAGAGGAGCTGTTAGTTGAGGTCCTAGATGATATTCCCCTCACCATGCACAACTTTGTAAGTGACTGGCAATCTGCATAccctgtgtttatttgtgtcttcTCTGAATTACGATCTATTGCGAAACACAAACCTATtagcaacttaaaaaaaatttaccTTTGCTGttagtttttaatcatttttaccTCAGCATTTTAAACATTGCTGCTGTAGAAGTAAGTCTTTAAACCTCTTTATCTCTGCAGGTACGGAAAACCTTCTTCAAGCTAGCTTACTGTGATTTTTGCCACAAGTTTCTTTTTAATGGCTTCAGATGTCAGACATGTGGATACAAATTTCACCAGCACTGCAGTAGCAAGGTCcctactgtgtgtgtggacatggaCACTGTGAGCAAACGGTGAGTTAGCCACATGATTCTGCTGCATGTACAGTTGCAGTCAAAATTGTTCTTCCTCATTGCAGATAAGGTGTATTGGCAAAATCTacagctgtttgcaatgaacaAATCAATCAAGAAGAATTTAAATAGTGCAACACAACTACTGTTACAAGCAACTCTGTCTGAGCAACTATTCTAATCCCACTAGAGAGTTTCTATGGGGGTTAAATCATGTGACTGTGTTGGCCCATCTAAAAACTtccaggacttttttttttttttgcaaccaGGCCTGGGTGTCCTTTGCAGGGTATTCTTCAGTCTATACCCCTGAGAAACTATATCTTTTGATCCAATCGCCCCAAAGATTCTATTACTCAACAGCATCCCAACAGTTTTGTAGTTTTGATTTTGAGCAAATTGTAGCTGATTACTCTTGTGGTTCTTGGGTCAGTATGGAAACCTTCAGTTTTAATATGTGCCTTATTGTAGTAACTGAAACTACGTTGCCCGTTGCCCCAGTCTTGCTGCAGGTTTTTTGCAGTGATGTCAGGGGTTTTCTCCACCTGCCTCCTCGGAAATCTAGTTGCAGCCCTTGACTGCTTCCCTTTTTTGTTACATCCACGTAGTGCAGCCACTGTTCCTTTAACTTGCAAGTGATGCTTCAAAAGATGTCTATAGGAAATTGTATACTTTTCCTTATTTGTGAAAGgcagtgatgttttttttcttaacctttTTCAAAATTTCTTTGCTGTATTTCTAACATGCAGTCAAACGtgacgaagaagaagaaacccTCCAGTTTGGTTATTTTATGTGAAGCACCCGTGGTGCAACTAATATAGCTCCTAGAGTAGGTGCGTCATGTGTGCTTGAGACCTGCTCTTATACCTGCTCTTATGAGTAATTTTATTCGGATAGTTTGACTTTCGAGTCGTAGGAACGACTTATTTACAATGGGGCTTGAATAATTTTGAGTGCAACTGCTTCAGTGTATTTACTTGTTTAAGTAACCAAGTACCTTTTATGATTGAGACGAAGTATgggaatgttttctttttggtgtgttttatttatgtatttaattttgaaagtaaAGATCCTACAGCTAGCATTTGTAAGGGGAAGCTGCATTGCCCCAGAACATCatatttttttggttatttaatgtttatattCTTCTTTATATTCTATACATATTGTATCAtgatatttgtgtttgcttatCAGATAATGGCAGATaatgactgtttttattttctgacccCTTGTTCCATCACCTCTTTAGTCTTGTCCAACTCTCCTATGTTTTGTCTAGGTGTGATGCTAATCCTTGCACAGATGAGTACCCACAAATACTATTGCCAGAAAATTCCCCATCACAGAGCAATCTACCCTTAACCCCAGAGCCTACTGGGTAAGTATCCCCCTTCTAAGCATATTCTATTCCAATTAAAGTgtccaactgagctttaaatacaaatttgacTTGTTTTACTTGTTACATAGGAGGGACCTCTTGTCCCCCACCTCAGCCTTTCACTTCCCCATGCCTGGTGGAGAGGGCCAGTCTCTACAGAGGCATCGCTCCACTTCCACTCCCAATGTTCATATGGTCAGCACAGTGGGCCCTGTTGGTGTCAGCATCATAGAGGTCAGTGCTTGTTGTTTGGCCCTGTTGCAGTAAAGGTCAATCACATCTACTGTGTGTGGTCAGTGGTTAAAGGAAAAATACAGTTGTGCCCATGGGGGTGGGCAATAGAGttaagacaacaacaaaactactACCATTGTTTCTactacagtcatgtgcaaaagttagtacctccttttgtgttttttgaagtGAAAACATAATAAAGCAGCAATAACATGAAGTCATCATTTCTTGTATGACAGTCTCTCACATTTTGGCCTATTCTCCTTTCCAACATTGCAGCAGTTCATTGAGTTTTTTTTGGCATTCACTTGTGTACAGCTGTCTTGTGCACTTTAATTGGGTTGATGTCTGGACTTTCACTAGGTTATTCTAAAAACTTGATTCTTTTATCTTGTATTTTCAGGTGCATGtgtctcctctttttctttctctctccccccccaATTTGCTGGCCAATAAGGACAAAGAAGTCTATTTTGGTTTTAAGTGTCTCCAGGACATTGTTCCAGAAGTCATgcttttcatgttctttttaggCAGAACAGACTTTCTCATGGCAATCCTTACAAACAAACCATAATAAGTTTGTGGTTTTCTTATTGTGCTGACATGGACATGCTTCGTGAGGCCTGTAGGATCTGAGATGCAGCTCTTGGGGTATCTTTGTATTCCTCTAGGTGTCTGACCTTGGGGTCAATGTAATTGGATGTCCATTTCTTGGAAGATTGCAGCAGCTTTATTGAATGCTTGTGAATAAGATTGTCACTGAAGTTTGGTTTTAGGACCCTCTTCAGAATGATGTGCAGCAATAATTGCTTCTCTAAGACTCTTATTTTTGTCCCTCTTGGGATTGGGAAAAAACACACCTGAATGCTCTAAAGAATTAAACTGTGAGAAGTTCTGTTTTTATCAAGGTCTAAGGATCTGCTAAAGCATTAGTGAGGATCAAATGTTGAAGATTAGCAGCACCTGGCTGCAGCTTCCCTGTTAAATCCAATGGAAGCAGTAGGGGCACACAAAGTGTCAACCATGTTGTGTggtgttccttttttttttttttttttttttttgggggacCAAGTTGTTTAGAAAACAGTGTAGATAGAAGGTTGGTTAAAGTTTGTGCAGCTCTTCTACTTATAAGAACAGGCACAGCTATTGATGCTACAAGGTTGTGAAGAGCAACAAAGTAGTGGTGGAAAGttaagtgtgtagctgtggaggtacgcagtttcttaccttgttcggtgtatgtgtgaacgtgTACTATGGAATTAATACGACTAACGTGTTCGTGgaattgaataaatgtttatcCACTGCAGAGATTGTTGTATGACAATCTTTGGGCCACCAGTTATGAGTAAACCCTGCttctacattagtaagaaaccttCTCTACGTGGACTAAACACGTGGATTAACATTCGGTAAATAATGATGGAGAAATTGACCCAGCTGTAGTGGAAAAGGGTCTTAAGGCCTTGGTGAATGCTTTGCAAAGTCAGATAAACACAAGAAAGGCCAAATAATACTAACTGGTGAAAAAGAAGAAGTATAAATGGTAATAATTTAACTGTCAGCTGATGTGAGATTGAGCAGTCTGTTGTGTGTCCGAACTACTGAAACAGTCTAAACTGTATGTTCAATGCCATGGTGCATTTCACCTCATAAAAGCTCTTTGTTTTATGCACAACGGTGCCGTGCTAAAGCCTGTTTCTCAACCTAATTGTAGAGAGTACACAcacctaaaacaaaaaaccacaTTACAGTTTCAGTCCTTTCATTAAATTAGCATTAGTTAGCGACAGCTGAGCAGACTtgctgtttaacattttaatctgaaaaacaacaaagatcatTTGTGGCTAAAACATGAAGCTGCTAATATTAGCagaggtaaaataaatattttccactTCCTTCCAATGTCCTGAGCTGATTTGTCCGGACATTGTCCAAGATTTCATATGTAAAAGAGGCAGAGACGTTGCAGCTCTACAGAACAAACTGTCTGAATTCAAATACCAATGTAGTGGAAAGCAACTTATTTAAACTTCTGCAGACTcagactgtcatttaaaaatgcgTAGGCATTGCTCTATGTTGTGTTGCTCTCTTCATAAAGCCTTTCAGTCTGCTGCTAgccctgtctgcagcctttatTCATAAAGAGTAAAGTAGAAACGTGATTATGCCAGAGAAATCAACAGGAAAATCAGGATTCTCTAGGAGAAATCTATCTGTGGAAATTGGATGTGGCAGAGGGCAGGGTCCGAGTGTTGCGGAGAATGGGAGAGGAGCAATGACGGAGGCCTATGGAAAGCATGAAATTATATATAGTTTCATGTGATATACTGTCCAACCCTGCAACAATGAAGCCAAACGTCGCTGTTGTTATGTAACAAACTAGAGCAGAGAAATTGATCTTGACATTGATTTTAACCTGTCAACCAAATTGTCAAGTGTGAATTAACTTGCTTTATCTCCCCCTTTTTTAGGAAGCACTAAAATTCAACAACACAATGGGtgcgttgtttttttttttgttgttgttgttctctcaTCTTTCAGAATtttcaagtgtgtgtgggtgtgtgtttaaaacacatgtttttgaCTCATTTTTCGTTGTGCCCTCTCTTAAATATGTAGGTCCAGAACCCTCACCGAAGCCCTCCACCAGCCCACCCTCTTCTCTTGGCTCTCCAGGTAGAAAACCACCAAAGTCTCCTTCAGAGCACAAGGAGCGTAAGCCATCATCTTCTGACGACAAAAAGAAAGTGGTATGTTGTCTTTGACCTTATGCACAGGCGACTTATTGCCTTCAAACAGCTGTACAGAAAGTCAGCAGTGACTGAGTTgtagtgttgttttgttgtccaGACCATTCAATCCATGTGTTGTTTCAGCACCGAGGAGGCTACAGAGACTCGAGTTACTACTGGGAGGTCCACTCGAAGGAAGTCACCATTCAGAAGAGAATAGGCGCTGGTTcttttggaacagtttttaagGGCAAGTGGCATGGAGACGTGGCAATCAAGATACTTAAAGTCACCGAACCAACACCTGAGCAGTTGCAGGCCttcaaaaatgaaatgcaggTCTTAAGGTGAGTAGTGCTATCTGAATTTTAAATAACCTTTAGTTGTATTTATATAAGGGCACTGACAACCACAGTATAACTAAAAAAAGTCTTCATTCTTTGTCAAAAAGCTGTCACTATTTGTCTATACCCCAATAAAAGAAGTCTGACTAATACACTTGTTATCAAACTTGAATGTAATTGACATAAAGATGATTGCATAACTGTACCTTTTATTATAATCTGACCTGAATGGCACAATTGAATTTGTCACACTTATCGTTTCTGTCCTCTGCAGGAAGACACGCCACGTCAACATCCTGCTGTTCATGGGCTACATGACTAAGCCCAATTTTGCCATCATCACACAATGGTGTGAAGGCAGCAGCCTGTATCGACATCTGCACGTAACAGAAACAAAGTTTGACACTATGCGTCGCATTGATGTGGCCAGACAGACGGCACAGGGCATGGAGTAAGACCTGCTGGGAGTTGGCTTTTCCCAATTATCACATTCTCATTCATGTTCACATTTCATAAGCAAAAGTATAAATTTGAACATCAGGCATGTTATTTTCAAACACCTGTTCTCTGCCTGTTCTCTTGCACGGATGAAACCAGTTattcagtatgtttttttttttctctttctcagttATCTTCATGCGAAGAACATCATTCATCGAGATTTGAAATCAAACAGTATCCTTTTAGTATCACGTGGTTGATTTTAATTTAGCTTAGACGGTGAACACACCAATGGCAATTTTTATCACAGTTCTTTATCTTGCTAAGTTCTAACCACATACATGTAAGGACTTCATGTTAGACGTGAAGTCAGCATTAGGGTAAAATGCTAACTTTAAGCTTTTCATTCCCCCACTGTTAGAACATACACAGTCTAATACTACAACTTTATTTAGCAGTtgctttttaataatatttcctGAACACAGCTGTTAGATATTTTTCTTCATGAGGGCTGGACTGTGAAGATCGGGGACTTTGGCTTGGCAACGGTAAAGTCTAGGTGGAGTGGCTCTCAACAGGTAGAACAACCTAGTGGGTCCATTCTCTGGATGGTAAGACTCTCATGTACTGTGTGATCAACTTAGTCACCACCAGTCTTATacacacgtttttttttccttttaataagGCAGTGTGTtcattatgaaataaataattttgtaatgctggcatattttaatttaaaaaaaattggtaATTGCAATACTGGAAGCTGCTGCAAGGACAGAAATAGGTTAGAAGAGCTTCAGATATGTTTGAATTTTTATATTCAAAACCAACATTTAATATTCTCTTTTCACATTTAGTGTGTATCAGCCTGCACagtggattagcttgtttgtgtCACCTCCACTGTTGTTCAAAACCTATTAGAAAACATCTGCCAGACACACTGGTCCACTGGGAGAGAGATTCATTTTTGGACATAAAAATTTTTGTCCTAACTTTTGTGTGAGGTGTCATGTGTGTGCAGCTGACTAGCAGCGGTACGAAGGTAAAGCAATTTAGTGCATGTGGGACAACATTGGTTAAAAATAGGTTGAAATCACAACTTTTGGAATAAAGAATTGTGTTACCCAGTACAGTAGAGTATTGATTTCAACATACTATCAATTCAGGAAATGACCAGTTATCCTTTATTAAAGTACTTTAAGATTAAGGAATGATCAAAAAACGTGGCTTTGTTCGTTGTGTCTTCAGGCTCCTGAGGTCATCCGGATGCAGGATAGCAACCCATATACGTTCCAGTCTGATGTTTACGGCTATGGAGTAGTTCTGTATGAGCTGATGTCAGGGACCCTGCCTTACTCCAATATCAACAACAGAGACCAGGTTATTTCACTTTGCACTTGGGATTAACACAATGCTGACTCAGTCTTGACCTGAGTATCTGATCATCCAATTGACCTGGAAACATTAGGTACAAAATCAGTAAGCAAACTTTAAATCTTCGAGCATGAGGAACAGCTGGCTGTCAGATAACATTAGCTTGTACCTATAAACATTACTGTGGTGAGAATTAATTCTGCTTGAGTTCTAATCCTGCTCTACTCTTTAGACTTTTAGTGTGATGTGTAGTTTGCCACAgtgttaaaatattacattttaaagaatttaaataaacaatggaagaaatgtcaggGAGAGACAACATAAACTATGTAATGTGATATGGTGGGAACACCGAAGCCATTATCGTTCATACAGACCATGTCTGCACCCATTTCATGGCAATTGAAAAAGTCAAGGATGGGGGCAGCCATCATATATAGCGTTTCTCACATTGTTACTTTCGGTAACAGTCTTCTCTTTGTCAGATAATCTTTATGGTTGGACGTGGTTACTTGTCTCCTGACCTCAGTAAGCTGTATAGTACCTCCCCCAAGTCAATGAAAAGGCTTATTGTTGACTGCCTGAAGTTCAAACGTGATGAGAGGCCCCTGTTTCCACAGGTGAGTGCTGGGCACAACAAAACATGCTGACGAAGCTTAACACATGTATATATCTTATGTTGTCagttttcttcatttaatttctgatttttttttttttacttgattttcttttatcagATTCTAGTGGCCATAGAGCAGGTGCAAGACCTGCTGCCGAAAATTGAGCGGAGTCGCTCAGAGCCCTCGCTCCATCGGGCCGTCCATGCTGAGGACCTGAATCCCCTCCTATTCCACACCACCAGGCTGTTGCCCCTCTAAGCTTCCTACAACAGTGGACCGAGAGACTGTCACCCGGTCCAAAACATCAACATTCCCATGGCTCAAACCTACAAGATGAAGTAGAGAAGATTAACAGCTTGTGACACTGAACTATGcaaaaagtttagaaaaaaatttcACGAAATAGCTTAGTGAAGCTGCACAGATGGTGTTAAAGTAAATGCttggaaaacagaaacacagtggtttgctgcaaatcaaaacgACCTTAATCATAGTTACCAATAACTTGTTGAAAATGGCACATAGTTGTGTCTCAAGTCACTTAGTTCACATCGGACCTGATTTTGCAAAAATGTTGCAAAGAATAACAAAAGATCGAACATCAAAAGGACATTTCCCCTGTGGGAAGGTGGAACCTCTATCCCAGCAGGACCTGACACTATTGGCTGTAGAtccaaatcaaacatttgtccgTTCACACACTGCTGCGTGAGGGGTAGAGAGACGCTTTGTAATCTACTTTCTTCTAGTCTTTAAACTGTATTAATTGGGAACAGAATAGCAGAGGGTTTCAGAAATGTCCTTCTACCTTAATTGTTATCAATTTCTCAAACAAATTCTTGGCGTCAGACTTCATGTAGCTTGTTATTTACCTGACTCCACTGGAATATGGTTTAGCTTTTGTAATAGTTTCAGACTTAATATAGCATTAGGTTGCCAGGAGAAATATTTTTGCAGCGTGTACAACAGTTTCTAAGCCATAATATTCcaaatatttttacatctgtGGAGGATAAACACTCAGCAATAATGTTGATTAtttataacaaaaaagaaataaacgaTTGAGGGTTCAATAGATCAGCTCGGTAGAtcgctgttgttgttgtttgagcAAGTAATTATGTAAAACCATCATTGACACGTTGACATATAATCTTAAAAATCACTTCAGTTTGTTGCTCTATGccaacacacacaatgacaaacaAACCACCTGCATTCAACAGAGCATAGCACTAGATTGTAGGAGGCTCCAGATTGCAGTGTTGCAGATGAGACTTGCTCccaaaattagattttaactTAAAGAGCAACTGACAAATCTTAGTTGTGTTGCTGctacatttttactttctgttgACTTCTGTCTGCACCTAGGAGATGAGACAGTTGACTGTTCTAGCACACAGCTACATGCAATTTGAAATCAAGacctaaaatgtatttacctgTTCATGTTCCACTATGAATTAGCCATCTATATCCGTTTGACATATACACCCATTAACTTTGACATTAGAACCACGGATAGGTGGCGTGAATAACATTGATTATCTTGTTACAATGACACCTGTTAAGGACTAGGATATGTTAGGCAGCAGGTAAACAGTTGGCTTCTGAGGGTTAATGTGTCGGAAGCAGGAAAAAAGGA
This window of the Channa argus isolate prfri chromosome 11, Channa argus male v1.0, whole genome shotgun sequence genome carries:
- the araf gene encoding serine/threonine-protein kinase A-Raf isoform X3 — encoded protein: MSSTSSSYSSSGETSPEDTPRGGGTIRVYLPNKQRTVVNVRQGQTVYESLDKALKVRGLSQDCCAVFRLLEGRKRLTDWDTDITPLVGEELLVEVLDDIPLTMHNFVRKTFFKLAYCDFCHKFLFNGFRCQTCGYKFHQHCSSKVPTVCVDMDTVSKRCDANPCTDEYPQILLPENSPSQSNLPLTPEPTGRDLLSPTSAFHFPMPGGEGQSLQRHRSTSTPNVHMVSTVGPVGVSIIEEALKFNNTMGPEPSPKPSTSPPSSLGSPGRKPPKSPSEHKERKPSSSDDKKKVHRGGYRDSSYYWEVHSKEVTIQKRIGAGSFGTVFKGKWHGDVAIKILKVTEPTPEQLQAFKNEMQVLRKTRHVNILLFMGYMTKPNFAIITQWCEGSSLYRHLHVTETKFDTMRRIDVARQTAQGMDYLHAKNIIHRDLKSNNIFLHEGWTVKIGDFGLATVKSRWSGSQQVEQPSGSILWMAPEVIRMQDSNPYTFQSDVYGYGVVLYELMSGTLPYSNINNRDQSSLCQIIFMVGRGYLSPDLSKLYSTSPKSMKRLIVDCLKFKRDERPLFPQILVAIEQVQDLLPKIERSRSEPSLHRAVHAEDLNPLLFHTTRLLPL
- the araf gene encoding serine/threonine-protein kinase A-Raf isoform X2, whose amino-acid sequence is MSSTSSSYSSSGETSPEDTPRGGGTIRVYLPNKQRTVVNVRQGQTVYESLDKALKVRGLSQDCCAVFRLLEGRKRLTDWDTDITPLVGEELLVEVLDDIPLTMHNFVRKTFFKLAYCDFCHKFLFNGFRCQTCGYKFHQHCSSKVPTVCVDMDTVSKRLVQLSYVLSRCDANPCTDEYPQILLPENSPSQSNLPLTPEPTGRDLLSPTSAFHFPMPGGEGQSLQRHRSTSTPNVHMVSTVGPVGVSIIEEALKFNNTMGPEPSPKPSTSPPSSLGSPGRKPPKSPSEHKERKPSSSDDKKKVHRGGYRDSSYYWEVHSKEVTIQKRIGAGSFGTVFKGKWHGDVAIKILKVTEPTPEQLQAFKNEMQVLRKTRHVNILLFMGYMTKPNFAIITQWCEGSSLYRHLHVTETKFDTMRRIDVARQTAQGMDYLHAKNIIHRDLKSNNIFLHEGWTVKIGDFGLATVKSRWSGSQQVEQPSGSILWMAPEVIRMQDSNPYTFQSDVYGYGVVLYELMSGTLPYSNINNRDQIIFMVGRGYLSPDLSKLYSTSPKSMKRLIVDCLKFKRDERPLFPQILVAIEQVQDLLPKIERSRSEPSLHRAVHAEDLNPLLFHTTRLLPL
- the araf gene encoding serine/threonine-protein kinase A-Raf isoform X1, with amino-acid sequence MSSTSSSYSSSGETSPEDTPRGGGTIRVYLPNKQRTVVNVRQGQTVYESLDKALKVRGLSQDCCAVFRLLEGRKRLTDWDTDITPLVGEELLVEVLDDIPLTMHNFVRKTFFKLAYCDFCHKFLFNGFRCQTCGYKFHQHCSSKVPTVCVDMDTVSKRLVQLSYVLSRCDANPCTDEYPQILLPENSPSQSNLPLTPEPTGRDLLSPTSAFHFPMPGGEGQSLQRHRSTSTPNVHMVSTVGPVGVSIIEEALKFNNTMGPEPSPKPSTSPPSSLGSPGRKPPKSPSEHKERKPSSSDDKKKVHRGGYRDSSYYWEVHSKEVTIQKRIGAGSFGTVFKGKWHGDVAIKILKVTEPTPEQLQAFKNEMQVLRKTRHVNILLFMGYMTKPNFAIITQWCEGSSLYRHLHVTETKFDTMRRIDVARQTAQGMDYLHAKNIIHRDLKSNNIFLHEGWTVKIGDFGLATVKSRWSGSQQVEQPSGSILWMAPEVIRMQDSNPYTFQSDVYGYGVVLYELMSGTLPYSNINNRDQSSLCQIIFMVGRGYLSPDLSKLYSTSPKSMKRLIVDCLKFKRDERPLFPQILVAIEQVQDLLPKIERSRSEPSLHRAVHAEDLNPLLFHTTRLLPL
- the araf gene encoding serine/threonine-protein kinase A-Raf isoform X4; translated protein: MSSTSSSYSSSGETSPEDTPRGGGTIRVYLPNKQRTVVNVRQGQTVYESLDKALKVRGLSQDCCAVFRLLEGRKRLTDWDTDITPLVGEELLVEVLDDIPLTMHNFVRKTFFKLAYCDFCHKFLFNGFRCQTCGYKFHQHCSSKVPTVCVDMDTVSKRCDANPCTDEYPQILLPENSPSQSNLPLTPEPTGRDLLSPTSAFHFPMPGGEGQSLQRHRSTSTPNVHMVSTVGPVGVSIIEEALKFNNTMGPEPSPKPSTSPPSSLGSPGRKPPKSPSEHKERKPSSSDDKKKVHRGGYRDSSYYWEVHSKEVTIQKRIGAGSFGTVFKGKWHGDVAIKILKVTEPTPEQLQAFKNEMQVLRKTRHVNILLFMGYMTKPNFAIITQWCEGSSLYRHLHVTETKFDTMRRIDVARQTAQGMDYLHAKNIIHRDLKSNNIFLHEGWTVKIGDFGLATVKSRWSGSQQVEQPSGSILWMAPEVIRMQDSNPYTFQSDVYGYGVVLYELMSGTLPYSNINNRDQIIFMVGRGYLSPDLSKLYSTSPKSMKRLIVDCLKFKRDERPLFPQILVAIEQVQDLLPKIERSRSEPSLHRAVHAEDLNPLLFHTTRLLPL